In one window of Chryseobacterium phocaeense DNA:
- a CDS encoding exo-beta-N-acetylmuramidase NamZ family protein, with translation MNLDFKIKNLLLICLIFLGVFNQYYSQVQDQPDFRTGADQPEIYLPLLKNKTVGVVTNQTGLMSDKSHVVDFLVKNNIKIKTIFAPEHGFRGDADAGEKVKNGVDTKTGIPIISLYGNNKKPKPEQLKGLDVVLFDIQDVGVRFYTYISTLTYLMEAGAENKVEIMVLDRPNPHDGYTDGPVLKKKWSSFVGMHEVPVVYGLTIGEYGKMVNGEKWLKNGVQAKYTLIPMKNYHKKKRYAILDKPSPNLPNDKAINLYPSLCFFEGTQVSVGRGTNLPFQIYGSPWTQGLPYQFTPKPNFGAKDPFLNGKLCYGEDLSAYSDDLRTLNLEWLMKSYKAYKNPQQGFFLDNLFFDKLAGTDEFRKQMIAGKSIQEIKASWKNDLERFEKIRTKYVIYEN, from the coding sequence ATGAATTTAGATTTCAAAATTAAAAATTTACTTCTTATTTGCCTAATTTTTTTAGGAGTATTCAACCAATATTATTCTCAGGTTCAAGATCAACCGGATTTCAGAACCGGCGCAGATCAGCCTGAAATTTATCTGCCTCTGTTGAAGAACAAAACGGTGGGAGTGGTGACCAATCAAACCGGGCTGATGAGTGATAAAAGCCATGTGGTAGATTTTCTGGTTAAAAACAATATCAAAATCAAAACAATTTTCGCGCCTGAGCATGGCTTCAGAGGTGATGCCGATGCCGGAGAAAAAGTGAAAAACGGAGTAGATACCAAAACAGGAATTCCTATTATTTCATTATACGGAAACAATAAAAAACCAAAACCTGAACAGCTGAAAGGTCTTGATGTAGTCCTTTTTGATATTCAGGATGTAGGCGTAAGGTTCTACACATATATTTCCACTTTGACTTATTTAATGGAAGCCGGAGCAGAAAATAAGGTAGAGATCATGGTGCTGGACCGCCCAAATCCGCATGACGGCTATACGGACGGACCTGTCCTGAAAAAGAAATGGTCAAGTTTTGTAGGCATGCATGAAGTTCCTGTGGTATATGGGCTAACGATAGGAGAATATGGAAAAATGGTCAATGGTGAAAAGTGGCTGAAAAATGGAGTTCAGGCAAAGTATACCCTGATCCCGATGAAAAATTACCACAAGAAAAAGCGTTATGCTATTTTAGACAAACCATCCCCGAATCTCCCGAATGATAAAGCAATCAATTTATATCCAAGCCTGTGCTTTTTTGAAGGCACCCAGGTTTCCGTAGGACGTGGTACCAATCTGCCGTTTCAGATTTACGGATCTCCGTGGACGCAGGGGCTTCCGTATCAGTTTACACCGAAACCGAATTTCGGGGCTAAAGATCCTTTCCTGAACGGAAAACTGTGCTATGGTGAAGATCTTTCCGCTTATTCGGATGATCTTAGGACATTGAACCTGGAATGGCTGATGAAATCGTATAAGGCTTATAAGAACCCTCAGCAGGGCTTTTTCCTGGACAATTTGTTTTTTGATAAGCTGGCCGGAACAGACGAGTTCAGAAAGCAGATGATAGCGGGTAAATCTATTCAGGAAATCAAAGCTTCCTGGAAAAATGATCTTGAAAGATTTGAAAAAATCCGGACAAAATATGTTATTTACGAAAACTGA
- a CDS encoding ABC transporter permease: MKFPLYFSRKIAFSKDNKNNLSRVIIFIGRLSVALGIIVSLITVATGFGSKKAIKERLADFSGHITVRSTRSNSSYNTSILDNQGLNIQKIKELPDVESVQKYATVTGIMRNEHNFSGIIFKGIGKDFDSLRFKKFLVAGTTPKVTEFGYNNEVTVSQKIANDLHLKVNDSIVTVFSKADQKPIYRKFRVIGIYKTDIKMIDEQFVIGGINHVRKIQEMKPDEIGGLDIFFKNVNDIDKDFPEIEKLIGYKNYAEKATEKFPQINDWISIFDTNIALIIIIMLIVVVINIIMVLLILIIERTNSIGLLKTLGASNSQIRATFINYTLIIMIPGLLYGNAIGLGLILLQKFFGVIKLNPENYYVSTVPVDLNPVAIVSISVGILIISGLALILPSYLISKISPVKAIKYN; the protein is encoded by the coding sequence TTGAAATTTCCTTTATATTTCTCCAGAAAAATAGCGTTCTCCAAAGATAACAAAAATAACCTTTCAAGGGTGATCATCTTCATCGGCAGACTTTCTGTAGCTTTGGGGATCATTGTTTCTTTGATTACCGTGGCTACAGGCTTTGGTTCCAAGAAAGCCATTAAGGAGAGACTTGCAGATTTCAGCGGACACATTACGGTACGTTCTACAAGGTCAAACTCATCCTACAATACTTCTATTCTGGACAATCAGGGCCTGAATATCCAAAAGATCAAAGAGCTTCCGGATGTGGAAAGTGTTCAGAAATATGCTACGGTAACAGGAATTATGCGGAATGAGCATAATTTTTCCGGCATTATATTCAAAGGGATCGGAAAAGATTTCGACAGCCTGAGGTTTAAGAAATTTCTGGTTGCCGGAACCACACCAAAAGTAACAGAATTTGGGTATAACAATGAAGTTACTGTTTCTCAGAAGATTGCCAATGATCTTCATCTGAAAGTGAATGACAGTATTGTTACTGTATTTTCAAAAGCTGACCAGAAACCTATCTACCGGAAATTCAGAGTGATAGGAATTTATAAAACGGACATTAAAATGATTGATGAACAGTTCGTTATCGGAGGTATCAATCATGTAAGAAAAATCCAGGAAATGAAACCCGATGAAATAGGCGGCCTGGACATCTTCTTCAAAAACGTTAATGACATTGATAAAGATTTTCCGGAAATAGAAAAGCTGATCGGCTATAAGAATTATGCTGAAAAAGCCACGGAAAAGTTCCCGCAAATTAATGACTGGATCAGTATTTTCGACACGAATATTGCCCTGATCATCATTATTATGCTGATTGTAGTGGTGATCAATATCATTATGGTGCTGCTGATCCTGATTATTGAAAGAACCAACTCCATAGGGCTGCTAAAAACACTGGGAGCAAGCAATTCACAGATAAGGGCTACTTTTATCAATTACACACTGATCATTATGATCCCGGGGCTTCTGTACGGAAACGCTATTGGTCTCGGCCTTATTCTGCTTCAGAAATTTTTCGGGGTCATCAAGCTTAATCCTGAAAATTATTATGTGAGTACGGTTCCCGTTGACCTTAATCCGGTTGCCATTGTTTCCATTTCTGTAGGAATCCTGATTATATCAGGGCTGGCACTGATCCTTCCAAGCTATCTGATCAGTAAGATTTCTCCGGTGAAGGCGATCAAGTATAATTAA
- a CDS encoding PLP-dependent cysteine synthase family protein, which translates to MKYAKNILETIGNTPLVKLNKVLGEDFPALVLAKVETFNPGNSVKDRMALKMIEDAEKDGRLKPGGTIIEGTSGNTGMGLALAAIIKGYKCIFVTNSKQSKEKCDILRAVGAEVIVCPTDVKPTDPRSYYSVSKRLAKETENGWYVNQYDNLSNRAAHYESTAPEIWEQTEGKLTHFVVGAGTGGTITGCGTFFKEKNPDIKVIGVDTYGSILKEFHETGELHYDHAYTYITEGIGEDIIPENYDMSVIDHFEKVTDKDGAIYARKLAKEEGIFCGYSAGSAIASLIQMKDQFTKDDVIVVLLHDHGSRYVGKIYNDEWMKEMGWLE; encoded by the coding sequence ATGAAATACGCAAAAAATATTCTTGAAACGATAGGAAATACGCCTCTTGTAAAACTAAATAAAGTATTAGGTGAAGACTTTCCTGCATTGGTTTTAGCAAAAGTAGAGACCTTCAATCCCGGAAATTCCGTAAAGGACAGAATGGCTCTGAAAATGATAGAAGATGCCGAAAAAGACGGCAGATTAAAGCCCGGAGGGACCATTATTGAGGGAACTTCAGGAAATACAGGAATGGGATTGGCTCTGGCAGCGATCATCAAAGGCTACAAATGTATTTTTGTAACCAATTCCAAGCAATCAAAAGAAAAATGTGACATCCTTCGTGCAGTAGGAGCGGAAGTTATCGTTTGCCCTACGGATGTGAAGCCTACGGATCCTCGTTCTTATTATTCAGTGTCTAAAAGACTGGCTAAAGAAACCGAAAACGGATGGTATGTGAACCAGTATGACAACCTATCCAACAGAGCCGCTCACTATGAGTCTACAGCTCCTGAGATCTGGGAACAGACGGAAGGTAAGCTGACACACTTTGTGGTAGGTGCCGGAACAGGAGGTACTATTACCGGCTGCGGAACATTTTTCAAAGAAAAAAATCCGGATATTAAAGTGATTGGGGTGGATACTTATGGTTCTATCCTGAAAGAATTCCACGAAACGGGTGAACTTCACTACGATCATGCGTACACATACATTACAGAAGGAATCGGGGAAGATATTATTCCTGAGAATTATGATATGTCTGTCATAGATCACTTTGAAAAAGTAACGGATAAAGACGGTGCAATCTACGCAAGAAAACTGGCTAAGGAAGAGGGAATTTTCTGCGGATATTCTGCAGGAAGCGCCATCGCATCCCTGATCCAGATGAAAGACCAGTTCACAAAAGACGATGTGATTGTCGTGCTTCTTCATGACCATGGCTCAAGATATGTAGGGAAAATCTACAATGACGAGTGGATGAAGGAAATGGGCTGGCTGGAATAA
- a CDS encoding chaperone modulator CbpM, translating into MSERISREELVKIYNIEITFFDELVEVGLLNVETDNDIRYLLYEDLPVFEKFTNWHYDLEINLPGLEVINDMLRKMEDLKQKNRDLMNKLSAITNQYEDI; encoded by the coding sequence ATGAGTGAAAGAATATCGAGGGAAGAACTCGTAAAAATATACAATATAGAAATCACTTTTTTTGATGAATTGGTGGAAGTTGGGCTGCTGAATGTGGAAACGGATAACGACATCCGCTATCTGCTGTACGAAGATCTTCCGGTTTTTGAAAAATTTACCAATTGGCATTACGATCTGGAAATCAATCTGCCAGGTTTGGAGGTTATCAATGATATGCTTCGCAAAATGGAAGATTTGAAACAGAAAAACCGTGATTTGATGAATAAACTTTCTGCCATAACCAACCAATATGAAGATATTTGA
- a CDS encoding DnaJ C-terminal domain-containing protein: MAYIDYYKILGVDKSATQDDIKKAYRKLARKLHPDLNPDDKEAEKKFKELNEANEVLSNPENRAKYDKYGENWKHGEEYEKAQQQQRQYQQQNYGGGGFSGADFGDGEDFSDFFQSMFGGSGGGFGRNSRGSSSGKFKGQDVHAELNLNLKDAAETHPQTFEINGKKVRITIPAGVYDGQQIKLNGHGNPGFNGGPNGDLYITFNIPADPAFERIGDDLKTKVSIDLYTAVLGGDVKVNTLNGSVSLKVKPETQNGTTVRLKGKGFPVYKKEGQSGDLFVTYEVKLPTHLTDKQKELFEQLKNS, translated from the coding sequence ATGGCTTATATAGATTACTATAAAATTTTAGGCGTAGATAAAAGCGCAACCCAGGATGACATCAAAAAAGCATACCGGAAGCTGGCAAGAAAACTTCATCCCGACCTTAATCCTGATGATAAAGAAGCAGAGAAAAAATTCAAGGAACTGAATGAAGCCAATGAAGTGCTGAGTAATCCGGAAAATCGTGCTAAGTACGATAAATATGGAGAAAACTGGAAACATGGTGAAGAATATGAAAAGGCCCAGCAACAGCAAAGACAGTATCAACAGCAGAACTATGGCGGTGGCGGATTTTCCGGTGCTGATTTTGGCGATGGAGAAGATTTTTCAGATTTTTTCCAGAGCATGTTTGGCGGATCGGGCGGAGGTTTCGGACGAAACTCCAGGGGAAGTTCCTCAGGGAAGTTCAAAGGACAGGATGTTCATGCAGAACTGAATTTGAACTTAAAGGATGCGGCAGAAACCCATCCGCAGACTTTTGAAATCAATGGTAAAAAAGTAAGAATTACAATTCCTGCCGGTGTGTATGATGGCCAGCAGATCAAACTGAATGGTCATGGGAACCCGGGATTTAATGGCGGCCCCAACGGTGACCTGTACATCACATTCAATATTCCGGCAGATCCTGCTTTTGAAAGGATCGGGGATGATCTGAAAACAAAAGTATCCATTGATCTTTATACCGCTGTTCTGGGTGGCGATGTGAAAGTGAATACCCTGAACGGAAGTGTCAGCCTGAAAGTAAAACCTGAAACACAGAACGGAACCACAGTAAGGCTGAAAGGAAAAGGTTTCCCTGTGTATAAAAAAGAAGGCCAGTCCGGTGATCTTTTTGTGACCTATGAGGTGAAACTGCCGACCCATCTTACGGACAAGCAGAAAGAACTTTTTGAACAACTTAAAAATTCCTGA
- a CDS encoding dicarboxylate/amino acid:cation symporter, translating to MKEVLKNYSGIIFLLAGIVIGSIIGIAAPGIVEYIKPLGDIFLNLLFVSVVPLVFFAVSNSIASLEQQSKFGKIILVMSFTFLFFILTAAVFTICAVYLFPVSGVSGSSEAVAETVSEDSWGNRIVSFFTVGEFTQLFSRQNMLALLIFAFMTGFAARKSGEKGQPFRLFIASGYEVMKELLLLIMKIAPIGLGAYFAYQVATLGPQLFGFYAKPLGLYYIAGIVYFFVFFSLYAFMAAGQKGIRSFWTNAVYPTLTALSTCSSFATMPANLQAATKIGIPNSIANLVIPIGTTLHKNGSSMSSIIKIYVAFLIIGRDFFDPANLLLALGITVFVSIVAGGIPNGGYIGEMLMISVYQLPQEAIPAVIIIGTLVDPLATVLNAVGDIVAAMFVSRFVKV from the coding sequence ATGAAAGAAGTTCTGAAAAACTACTCAGGCATTATATTTTTACTGGCAGGAATTGTAATAGGAAGCATTATCGGCATTGCTGCACCGGGTATTGTGGAATACATTAAGCCTCTGGGAGACATCTTCCTGAATCTTCTGTTTGTAAGTGTGGTGCCTCTGGTATTTTTTGCCGTTTCCAATTCCATTGCTTCTTTGGAGCAACAGTCTAAATTTGGAAAAATCATTCTGGTGATGTCTTTTACTTTCCTGTTTTTTATTCTGACTGCTGCTGTTTTCACCATCTGTGCCGTTTATCTTTTTCCGGTTTCAGGAGTTTCCGGCAGTTCGGAAGCCGTTGCTGAAACTGTTTCTGAAGACAGCTGGGGCAACAGGATAGTGAGTTTCTTTACAGTGGGAGAATTTACCCAGCTTTTTTCAAGGCAGAATATGCTGGCTCTTCTTATTTTCGCTTTTATGACGGGCTTTGCTGCCAGAAAGTCAGGTGAAAAAGGACAGCCGTTCAGGCTTTTTATTGCTTCAGGGTATGAAGTGATGAAAGAGTTGCTTTTACTGATTATGAAGATTGCACCCATTGGGCTGGGAGCTTATTTTGCCTATCAGGTTGCGACTTTGGGACCTCAGCTTTTCGGGTTTTATGCCAAGCCGCTGGGCCTTTATTATATTGCAGGAATCGTTTATTTCTTTGTCTTTTTTTCGCTGTATGCTTTTATGGCAGCCGGTCAAAAAGGGATCAGAAGTTTCTGGACGAATGCCGTATATCCTACTTTAACCGCTCTAAGCACCTGCAGCAGCTTTGCCACGATGCCTGCTAACCTTCAGGCTGCCACAAAAATCGGTATTCCGAATTCTATTGCGAATCTGGTGATTCCGATCGGGACCACCCTGCATAAGAACGGGTCATCCATGTCTTCAATCATTAAAATATATGTTGCATTCCTGATTATAGGAAGAGATTTCTTTGATCCGGCGAATTTGCTCCTTGCTTTAGGAATCACGGTTTTCGTAAGTATTGTAGCCGGAGGTATTCCGAATGGAGGATATATTGGTGAAATGCTGATGATTTCAGTGTATCAGTTACCACAGGAGGCTATTCCGGCCGTGATTATCATCGGAACCCTGGTAGATCCTCTGGCAACAGTTCTGAATGCTGTAGGGGATATTGTGGCAGCAATGTTTGTGAGCCGGTTTGTGAAGGTTTGA
- a CDS encoding DUF779 domain-containing protein: METKISRLSTTEKALEVIFELENKYGALMFYQAGGCCEGTQPQCFEKGGFFPRMNDAMIGTINGHEFWIDRDLFEYWKYSHFTLDVTDGFGPGGFSLETPLGKTFKVQYRLFTPEEYENLPPVKRSE, encoded by the coding sequence ATGGAAACAAAAATATCAAGACTATCCACTACAGAAAAAGCACTGGAAGTGATCTTCGAGCTGGAAAATAAATATGGAGCTCTGATGTTTTACCAGGCAGGTGGATGCTGCGAAGGGACCCAGCCCCAATGCTTTGAAAAGGGCGGCTTCTTTCCCAGAATGAATGATGCCATGATAGGAACCATAAACGGTCATGAATTCTGGATAGATCGTGATCTCTTTGAATACTGGAAATACTCTCACTTTACGTTGGATGTTACCGATGGCTTCGGCCCGGGAGGTTTTTCACTGGAAACTCCATTAGGAAAAACATTCAAAGTACAGTACAGACTTTTTACACCGGAAGAATATGAAAATCTTCCACCCGTAAAACGCAGTGAATAA
- a CDS encoding aldehyde dehydrogenase family protein, with product MSTITEPKSETAFQWPEFKSKYDNYIDGKFTPPVNGQYFDVVSPVNGKNFTQVAHSSKEDLELAVNAADKAFQTWKNTSSTERSIILNKIADRIEQNLEHLAIVETIDNGKAVRETLAADLPLAIDHFRYFASVIRAEEGSHNELDKDTVSLIVHEPLGVIAQIIPWNFPILMAVWKLAPALAAGNCVVLKPAESTPVSIMVLMEIIGDLLPAGVVNIVNGFGAELGRALVTNPKVSKAAFTGSTATGRLVMQYATENIIPVTLELGGKSPNVFFSSVMDADDEFLDKAIEGAVLFALNQGEICTCPSRLLVQEDIADAFIEKVIERVKAIKVGNPLDKTVMMGAQASQIQKDKILSYIQLGKEEGAEVLVGGDVNNVGENLEDGFYIQPTIFKGNNRMRIFQEEIFGPVLAFTTFKDEEEGIKIANDTIYGLGAGVWTRDAHQLYNVPRQIQAGRVWVNQYHSYPAGAPFGGYKQSGIGRENHKMMLDHYRQTKNMLISYNKNKLGFF from the coding sequence ATGAGCACAATAACAGAACCGAAATCAGAAACTGCTTTCCAGTGGCCTGAATTCAAAAGCAAATATGATAATTATATTGACGGGAAATTCACACCTCCGGTAAACGGGCAGTATTTTGATGTAGTTTCACCCGTTAATGGTAAAAATTTCACTCAGGTAGCCCATTCTTCCAAAGAAGATCTGGAACTTGCTGTGAATGCTGCTGACAAAGCATTCCAGACCTGGAAAAATACTTCATCTACAGAAAGAAGCATTATATTAAATAAAATAGCTGACAGGATTGAACAGAACCTTGAGCACCTCGCTATTGTTGAAACCATCGATAATGGAAAGGCGGTGAGAGAAACCCTGGCGGCTGATCTTCCTCTTGCCATAGATCATTTCAGATATTTTGCATCAGTGATACGCGCAGAAGAAGGCTCCCATAATGAACTGGATAAAGATACCGTATCCCTCATCGTTCATGAACCGCTTGGAGTGATTGCACAGATCATTCCATGGAACTTCCCGATCTTGATGGCGGTATGGAAGCTGGCTCCAGCTCTGGCTGCAGGAAACTGTGTGGTATTAAAGCCGGCAGAAAGTACTCCGGTTTCTATTATGGTTTTAATGGAAATTATAGGTGATTTATTACCTGCCGGAGTGGTTAATATTGTCAATGGCTTTGGTGCGGAGCTTGGAAGAGCCCTGGTAACCAATCCAAAGGTTTCAAAAGCAGCATTCACGGGTTCTACCGCTACGGGACGCCTTGTAATGCAATATGCTACGGAGAACATTATTCCGGTAACCCTTGAATTAGGCGGAAAATCTCCCAATGTCTTTTTCAGCTCGGTAATGGATGCGGATGACGAGTTTCTGGATAAAGCCATTGAAGGAGCTGTTCTTTTTGCCCTTAATCAGGGAGAGATCTGTACATGTCCGTCCAGACTGCTGGTTCAGGAAGATATAGCGGATGCATTCATTGAAAAAGTAATTGAAAGGGTAAAAGCCATCAAAGTAGGAAACCCGCTTGATAAAACAGTGATGATGGGGGCTCAGGCGTCCCAGATTCAGAAAGATAAAATCCTTTCCTACATTCAGCTGGGAAAAGAGGAAGGTGCAGAAGTATTGGTCGGCGGTGATGTTAATAATGTAGGCGAAAATTTAGAGGATGGGTTCTACATCCAGCCGACTATTTTTAAGGGTAACAATAGAATGAGGATCTTCCAGGAGGAAATCTTCGGCCCGGTACTGGCCTTTACCACATTCAAAGATGAAGAGGAGGGCATAAAAATCGCCAACGATACTATTTACGGACTTGGCGCCGGAGTCTGGACCAGGGATGCCCATCAGTTGTACAATGTGCCGCGCCAGATCCAGGCAGGAAGAGTTTGGGTGAACCAGTACCATTCCTATCCGGCAGGAGCACCTTTCGGAGGATACAAGCAGTCGGGGATTGGCAGGGAAAATCATAAAATGATGCTCGATCACTACCGTCAGACAAAAAATATGCTGATCTCGTACAACAAAAACAAATTAGGTTTCTTTTAA
- a CDS encoding AraC family transcriptional regulator, producing MSNNNKFLLNTPELKKESQLLNLVENQTKFSLNNCEFNIYETHKAAYGVKLHFDNIAFTAMLRGRKHMKLDNKTNYFDYFPGESILVAPGETMVIDFPEADEAPTQCISLSLNPEFIEDSLNYLNYNLPKADETSQWNIQLDEFFLFNNKSLASATNNIMRIAMDDNSQKDIMADFALKELLIRLMQTQARSMVEKNIAKNKSRIGFAVDYIRKNLHQKLSIESMAKLAYVSKSNFFKMFRDELGTSPNDFILQERISRAKELLAGQNSIKETAYQTGFSDTNYFTRVFKQLVGVTPKSYQIRSFVSK from the coding sequence ATGAGTAACAATAATAAATTTTTATTAAACACTCCTGAATTAAAGAAGGAGAGTCAGTTATTGAACCTTGTTGAAAACCAGACCAAATTCAGCCTGAACAACTGTGAGTTCAATATATATGAAACACACAAGGCAGCCTACGGGGTAAAACTTCATTTTGACAATATTGCATTCACCGCGATGCTGAGGGGCAGAAAACATATGAAGCTGGATAATAAGACCAATTATTTTGATTATTTTCCAGGTGAAAGTATATTAGTCGCTCCAGGCGAAACAATGGTCATCGACTTTCCTGAAGCAGACGAAGCCCCTACCCAATGTATTTCTTTGAGTCTTAATCCTGAATTTATTGAAGATTCCCTGAATTATTTAAATTACAATCTTCCAAAAGCGGATGAAACTTCGCAGTGGAATATCCAGCTCGATGAATTTTTCCTTTTTAACAATAAATCCCTGGCATCCGCCACGAACAATATTATGCGGATCGCGATGGATGATAATTCCCAAAAGGATATCATGGCTGATTTCGCGCTGAAGGAACTACTCATCAGACTGATGCAGACACAGGCCAGAAGCATGGTGGAAAAAAATATTGCCAAAAACAAATCAAGGATTGGTTTTGCAGTAGATTACATCCGGAAAAATCTCCATCAGAAACTGTCCATCGAAAGTATGGCTAAGTTGGCCTATGTAAGCAAATCCAATTTCTTTAAAATGTTCAGGGACGAATTGGGTACTTCCCCGAATGATTTTATCCTTCAGGAAAGAATCAGCCGCGCCAAAGAACTGCTAGCCGGACAAAACAGCATCAAGGAAACGGCTTACCAAACCGGGTTTTCAGACACCAATTATTTTACGCGGGTTTTTAAGCAGCTTGTGGGGGTGACGCCGAAGAGTTATCAGATAAGAAGTTTCGTTTCAAAATAG
- a CDS encoding RagB/SusD family nutrient uptake outer membrane protein, which yields MKKIFKYIVLASVLCTSCDDELITPYTPGSLTEETAVTQSADLQKLINSTYNLFSGRSEAVFSSIFTDEVGIGYANGGQGLSTEYIFLLIPSSELASSIWVNTYIALARANRVIKYADGVVPANANDALLISRLKAEALTMRAYGHLRILAYYSPNLKDDNALAGILANKIFEADEKENPRAKNGEFYAQIHKDLDQALAIYNSITGYTANTTFANRNFTKGLKARAYAYKGDYINAEKWADDVINTSGVSLADPADYRKVFFTDNEPANKEVIFRLKRTVQQNTQATNLHNGWCSVAPNLNGSPLYEVGRALFNILEQRPGDVRRNVIVAPSSTIDPAYSTSVDYRNTDKLIIQKHGGTETGSTTAAVTATNGFNNDFKIMRISEMYLIKAEARAEAGDLVGVGLALKTLLDARIGAVQIAPVFANATVAWAGILKERRLELAYEGHRFIDIKRLGTKANVTIDRDPADYSSSSSNYPAANPANLPNTSYKFALPIPQDELNANPGIVQNAGY from the coding sequence ATGAAAAAAATATTTAAATATATAGTATTAGCATCGGTATTATGTACCTCTTGCGATGATGAACTGATAACACCCTACACCCCTGGATCTTTAACGGAGGAAACTGCAGTTACGCAATCTGCAGATCTTCAAAAGCTTATAAATTCAACCTATAATTTATTTTCAGGCAGATCAGAAGCTGTTTTTAGTTCTATTTTTACGGATGAGGTAGGAATAGGGTATGCTAATGGAGGACAAGGACTTTCTACAGAATATATATTCTTACTGATTCCCTCTTCAGAATTGGCGAGCAGTATTTGGGTGAATACTTATATTGCTTTGGCAAGAGCCAATAGAGTTATTAAATATGCAGACGGTGTTGTACCTGCTAATGCAAATGATGCTCTATTAATTTCGAGGCTGAAAGCTGAAGCATTAACGATGAGAGCTTACGGACACTTGAGAATATTGGCCTATTACTCACCCAATCTGAAGGATGACAATGCACTGGCAGGAATATTAGCCAACAAAATATTTGAGGCAGATGAAAAAGAAAATCCCAGAGCAAAGAATGGTGAATTTTATGCACAGATCCATAAAGATTTAGATCAGGCACTGGCCATTTATAATAGCATTACTGGATATACCGCAAATACTACTTTTGCGAATAGAAATTTCACGAAAGGATTAAAGGCCCGTGCTTATGCATATAAAGGAGATTACATCAATGCAGAAAAATGGGCAGATGATGTAATTAATACTTCAGGGGTATCATTGGCAGATCCTGCAGATTACAGGAAGGTATTTTTTACAGACAATGAACCTGCCAATAAAGAAGTTATTTTCAGATTAAAAAGAACAGTTCAGCAAAATACCCAGGCTACTAATTTACATAACGGATGGTGTTCTGTAGCACCTAATTTAAATGGTTCTCCGCTCTACGAAGTAGGAAGAGCATTATTTAATATACTGGAGCAAAGACCAGGTGACGTAAGACGAAATGTTATTGTGGCACCATCTTCCACTATTGATCCTGCTTATTCAACCTCTGTGGATTACAGAAACACAGATAAATTAATAATTCAAAAACATGGAGGAACTGAGACTGGAAGCACTACAGCTGCAGTAACTGCCACTAACGGGTTTAATAATGATTTTAAAATAATGAGAATTTCTGAAATGTATCTCATTAAAGCTGAGGCTAGAGCAGAAGCTGGAGATTTAGTCGGAGTAGGGTTAGCATTAAAAACTCTTTTAGATGCGAGAATTGGGGCTGTACAGATTGCTCCTGTATTTGCAAATGCAACGGTTGCCTGGGCGGGTATTTTGAAAGAAAGGAGATTAGAGTTGGCATATGAAGGACATCGGTTTATAGATATCAAAAGATTGGGAACAAAAGCTAATGTTACCATTGACAGAGACCCTGCGGATTATTCTTCAAGTTCTTCCAACTATCCTGCAGCAAATCCTGCCAACCTGCCTAACACCAGTTATAAATTTGCTTTGCCAATTCCTCAGGATGAACTCAATGCAAATCCGGGTATTGTTCAGAATGCTGGATATTAA